A genome region from Anopheles stephensi strain Indian chromosome 2, UCI_ANSTEP_V1.0, whole genome shotgun sequence includes the following:
- the LOC118507172 gene encoding regulator of microtubule dynamics protein 1-like: protein MNVRGGGIIIIQRYGRLLINALRITKDVVIGRTNPTFARRLLLAAGSKQKFTVPVRPLLFVTSYSLFSSKEKKKESPETTKMADEGVKSLSETIQHADQLFDENNFQEAYDLLQKYPAQETYDIKWRLARVTFSLSKPQPSPRKEELVREAFRYAEEALKLNDGDFASHKWYSILLDAKSSLDGIKERVTQLETVKQHMQRAVELNPNDPTSWYILGHFYYGLADLPWYQRKIVSTIFATPPTGTYEQALECFEKAESTQPNFYSMNHLMLAKTYQALKQAEKAKEFMTLAANVAVLNEDDKQCKEEATKLLKKM from the exons ATGAATGTACGAGGTGGTGGCATCATCATTATTCAACGGTACGGCCGATTACTAATCAACGCGCTTCGTATCACAAAAGACGTGGTGATCGGACGCACCAATCCGACGTTCGCAAGACGACTGCTGCTAGCTGCTGGCAGTAAACAAAAG TTTACAGTTCCGGTGCGCCCACTGCTATTCGTGACGTCCTATTCGTTGTTTTCGtccaaggaaaaaaagaaagaatctCCCGAGACCACCAAAATGGCAGACGAAGGTGTAAAATCGCTCAGCGAGACCATCCAGCACGCAGACCAACTGTTCGACGAGAACAATTTCCAGGAGGCATACGATCTGCTGCAAAAGTACCCG gcaCAAGAAACGTACGATATTAAGTGGCGACTTGCCAGAGTGACGTTTTCACTTTCGAAGCCACAGCCCAGTCCCCGCAAGGAAGAGCTGGTGCGCGAAGCTTTCCGTTACGCGGAGGAAGCCCTTAAGCTGAACGACGGCGATTTTGCCTCCCATAAATGGTACTCCATTCTACTGGATGCCAAAAGCAGTCTGGACGGTATTAAGGAGCGCGTAACGCAGCTGGAAACGGTCAAGCAGCATATGCAGCGAGCGGTGGAGCTGAACCCGAACGATCCTACCAGCTGGTACATCTTGGGCCATTTCTACTACGGGCTTGCCGATCTTCCCTGGTACCAGCGCAAGATTGTTTCGACCATTTTCGCGACACCACCGACAGGAACGTATGAACAAGCGCTTGAATGCTTCGAAAAGGCCGAATCGACCCAGCCCAACTTTTACTCGATGAATCATCTGATGCTGGCCAAAACGTACCAGGCTCTAAAGCAGGCGGAAAAGGCGAAAGAATTCATGACTCTGGCTGCCAACGTGGCCGTGCTGAACGAGGACGACAAACAGTGCAAGGAAGAGGCAACGAAATTGCTGAAGAAAATGTAA
- the LOC118507159 gene encoding uncharacterized protein LOC118507159 isoform X3 has product MLTDPVVVSTMVSNHLFYVSRADIFSVYPEILREILVLEELLFRTKSITAFGHTITASDRVPLQLPSEFEWQLKQYFRLLEQQKKINAATEQGIQLKSSLEKVDHTYWEVKAKSIDEVVSPMTSPASGDSSTPSFRRRRRLCILDNPIDFCDIAAYNQWRLEDIVRAGKLLHKPPLPVQFDDEYEMRKVYSMIYDVYRFKLVLQQALKNIGFYESYPMVGIICWLPLFPSFPQLAHETTRVWLLLYDMYLRKFVKREPDTVPQKDQLFHEAHLLEIERCLELNSVKIAAALTRIRIQNSAYNMQCLLPLHLQDNKVAIVVSNPIITGWINTFRIRTKQEANEALQQLGFELIEPPAPASFQSLLNLFSPRDRTGYVPITMNRYKWDRLCPQVLYIYPEDRSAFVQSPIFIDHQFIIQDRSFTVGPAIFSNLLDYFEVQGDVLQTHIASPRSTAYLASLLANCNRVRNFVAFGCGSKLDEYREYMAELGVTNVKLFAEPFSDLPHGSPVVDKVVGILANPPSSYSAVSDPIDLICSRGGDLSMLEMLSESEMTDDSRRRVSKLLEKQRETLKLAMSRPQVQFILYQTHSIVETENDTMVQRAVEYTNQKAFEVHYKAMKEREMAALAEAAGNTLVNRLLGRQEAAARAKHAEPSDGDRDGADGGVDGASTRKNSEEEVNVPPTDQFEVVELPDFCPQKDGCLDFTECGVFLSLIKRKEVIRLDSKYLIKIAELRGIFGDANNEPRFNVKVTKRADRKSEEQDAHDLQNRKKRLKRRGSNMDSLITRLNTPTQASLKRAHHHRMSSVEHKFMFFDAYREWCPKYANRSENNLSVLSDDRSSTSSIVRARVWWKTTIHYVMQKLRLARLEGAGEGAEFPPLLLRRYPIGSRHGEEGTKRFRWSHQNRIPYPLPLVAQNG; this is encoded by the exons ATGCTCACCGATCCGGTAGTGGTCTCAACGATGGTATCCAATCACCTGTTCTACGTTAGTCGGGCCGACATATTTTCCGTGTATCCGGAGATACTGCGCGAGATACTCGTGCTCGAGGAGCTTCTATTTCGCACGAAATCGATCACAGCATTCGGCCATACGATCACGGCAAGCGATCGAGTACCGCTGCAACTGCCCAGTGAGTTCGAGTGGCAGCTCAAGCAGTACTTCCGGTTATTGGAGCAACAGAAGAAGATCAACGCTGCCACGGAGCAAGGAAT CCAGCTGAAGAGCTCCCTGGAGAAGGTCGACCACACCTACTGGGAGGTGAAGGCCAAATCCATCGATGAGGTCGTATCGCCGATGACTTCGCCCGCTTCGGGCGACTCTTCCACGCCTTCGTTCCGCCGACGGCGACGACTCTGCATCCTGGACAACCCCATCGACTTCTGCGACATTGCCGCATACAACCAGTGGCGCTTGGAGGATATCGTAAGGGCGGGCAAGTTGCTGCACAAGCCTCCACTTCCGGTGCAGTTTGACGATGAGTACGAGATGCGGAAGGTGTATTCCATGATTTACGACGTCTACCGCT TCAAGCTGGTTCTTCAACAGGCACTGAAAAACATTGGCTTCTACGAAAGCTACCCGATG GTTGGCATTATATGTTGGCTTCCCCTTTTTCCCTCATTCCCCCAGCTGGCCCACGAAACCACGCGCGTTTGGCTACTGCTTTACGACATGTACTTGCGGAAGTTTGTGAAGCGCGAGCCGGACACGGTGCCCCAGAAGGATCAACTGTTTCACGAGGCACATTTGCTGG AAATTGAGCGCTGTCTCGAGTTGAACAGCGTCAAGATTGCTGCCGCTCTCACGCGCATCCGGATCCAGAACAGTGCCTACAACATGCAGTGCTTGTTACCGCTTCATCTGCAAGACAACAAGGTAGCGATCGTCGTGTCGAATCCCATCATCACCGGCTGGATCAACACGTTTCGCATCCGAACGAAACAGGAAGCGAACGAAGCCCTACAGCAACTCGGATTCGAACTAATCGAACCACCCGCGCCGGCCAGCTTTCAAAGTCTGCTCAATCTGTTCAGCCCACGTGACCGAACCGGATACGTGCCAATCACGATGAATCGCTACAAGTGGGACCGACTGTGTCCTCAGGTGCTTTACATCTACCCAGAAGATCGCTCCGCTTTTGTGCAATCGCCTATCTTTATCGACCATCAGTTCATCATACAGGATCGGTCATTTACCGTCGGTCCAGCCATCTTCTCGAATTTGCTGGACTACTTCGAGGTGCAGGGCGATGTGCTTCAGACACACATCGCTTCACCGCGCTCAACCGCCTATCTGGCCTCCCTGCTGGCAAACTGTAACCGTGTACGTAATTTTGTTGCTTTCGGGTGTGGCAGCAAGCTGGACGAATATCGCGAGTATATGGCCGAGCTTGGGGTGACCAATGTGAAGCTGTTTGCCGAACCATTCTCCGACCTGCCGCACGGTTCGCCGGTAGTCGATAAGGTGGTGGGCATCCTGGCAAACCCACCCAGCTCGTACAGTGCCGTCAGCGATCCGATCGATTTGATCTGCAGCCGGGGTGGCGATCTGTCGATGCTGGAGATGCTGTCCGAGTCGGAGATGACGGACGACAGTCGCCGAAGGGTATCGAAGTTGCTCGAAAAGCAACGAGAAACCCTGAAGCTGGCCATGTCCCGGCCGCAGGTTCAGTTCATACTCTACCAAACGCACTCGATCGTGGAGACAGAGAACGACACAATGGTCCAGAGGGCGGTCGAGTACACCAACCAGAAGGCGTTCGAGGTGCATTACAAAGCGATGAAGGAACGGGAGATGGCCGCGCTTGCCGAGGCGGCAGGTAATACGCTGGTGAACCGATTGCTCGGAAGACAGGAAGCTGCTGCACGGGCAAAACATGCCGAACCATCCGACGGAGACCGGGATGGTGCGGATGGAGGGGTGGACGGTGCGAGTACACGGAAGAACTCCGAGGAAGAGGTAAATGTTCCACCGACGGACCAGTTCGAGGTGGTCGAACTGCCCGACTTTTGTCCCCAAAAGGATGGCTGCCTGGATTTCACGGAGTGCGGAGTGTTTCTTTCGCTCATTAAACGCAAAGAAGTCATCAGGCTGGATTCGAAGTATCTCATCAAGATTGCGGAACTACGAGGCATTTTCGGTGACGCTAACAACGAGCCGCGCTTCAACGTGAAGGTCACGAAGCGGGCGGACCGCAAATCGGAAGAACAGGATGCGCATGATCTGCAGAATCGCAAGAAGCGACTGAAACGCCGTGGTAGCAACATGGATTCCTTGATCACGCGCCTCAACACGCCAACGCAGGCCTCCCTGAAGCGTGCACACCATCATCGGATGTCGTCAGTTGAGCATAAGTTCATGTTCTTCGATGCCTACCGCGAATGGTGTCCAAAGTATGCGAACAGAAGCGAAAACAATCTCAGCGTGCTGTCCGACGATCGGTCGTCTACGAGCTCGATCGTTCGTGCGCGCGTCTGGTGGAAGACGACCATTCACTACGTGATGCAAAAGCTTCGGCTTGCCCGGTTGGAAGGAGCGGGTGAAGGCGCGGAGTTTCCTCCGCTACTGCTGCGCCGCTATCCGATCGGATCTCGACATGGAGAAGAAGGAACGAAACGGTTTCGCTGGAGTCACCAAAACCGCATACCGTACCCACTGCCG CTTGTTGCACAAAACGGCTGA
- the LOC118507159 gene encoding uncharacterized protein LOC118507159 isoform X2: MLTDPVVVSTMVSNHLFYVSRADIFSVYPEILREILVLEELLFRTKSITAFGHTITASDRVPLQLPSEFEWQLKQYFRLLEQQKKINAATEQGIQLKSSLEKVDHTYWEVKAKSIDEVVSPMTSPASGDSSTPSFRRRRRLCILDNPIDFCDIAAYNQWRLEDIVRAGKLLHKPPLPVQFDDEYEMRKVYSMIYDVYRFKLVLQQALKNIGFYESYPMLAHETTRVWLLLYDMYLRKFVKREPDTVPQKDQLFHEAHLLEIERCLELNSVKIAAALTRIRIQNSAYNMQCLLPLHLQDNKVAIVVSNPIITGWINTFRIRTKQEANEALQQLGFELIEPPAPASFQSLLNLFSPRDRTGYVPITMNRYKWDRLCPQVLYIYPEDRSAFVQSPIFIDHQFIIQDRSFTVGPAIFSNLLDYFEVQGDVLQTHIASPRSTAYLASLLANCNRVRNFVAFGCGSKLDEYREYMAELGVTNVKLFAEPFSDLPHGSPVVDKVVGILANPPSSYSAVSDPIDLICSRGGDLSMLEMLSESEMTDDSRRRVSKLLEKQRETLKLAMSRPQVQFILYQTHSIVETENDTMVQRAVEYTNQKAFEVHYKAMKEREMAALAEAAGNTLVNRLLGRQEAAARAKHAEPSDGDRDGADGGVDGASTRKNSEEEVNVPPTDQFEVVELPDFCPQKDGCLDFTECGVFLSLIKRKEVIRLDSKYLIKIAELRGIFGDANNEPRFNVKVTKRADRKSEEQDAHDLQNRKKRLKRRGSNMDSLITRLNTPTQASLKRAHHHRMSSVEHKFMFFDAYREWCPKYANRSENNLSVLSDDRSSTSSIVRARVWWKTTIHYVMQKLRLARLEGAGEGAEFPPLLLRRYPIGSRHGEEGTKRFRWSHQNRIPYPLPVRILEFRQYNSENSLLHKTADPEKDCPSRPMRLSRQNALTTNCAAGTRVRLRSSQSC, from the exons ATGCTCACCGATCCGGTAGTGGTCTCAACGATGGTATCCAATCACCTGTTCTACGTTAGTCGGGCCGACATATTTTCCGTGTATCCGGAGATACTGCGCGAGATACTCGTGCTCGAGGAGCTTCTATTTCGCACGAAATCGATCACAGCATTCGGCCATACGATCACGGCAAGCGATCGAGTACCGCTGCAACTGCCCAGTGAGTTCGAGTGGCAGCTCAAGCAGTACTTCCGGTTATTGGAGCAACAGAAGAAGATCAACGCTGCCACGGAGCAAGGAAT CCAGCTGAAGAGCTCCCTGGAGAAGGTCGACCACACCTACTGGGAGGTGAAGGCCAAATCCATCGATGAGGTCGTATCGCCGATGACTTCGCCCGCTTCGGGCGACTCTTCCACGCCTTCGTTCCGCCGACGGCGACGACTCTGCATCCTGGACAACCCCATCGACTTCTGCGACATTGCCGCATACAACCAGTGGCGCTTGGAGGATATCGTAAGGGCGGGCAAGTTGCTGCACAAGCCTCCACTTCCGGTGCAGTTTGACGATGAGTACGAGATGCGGAAGGTGTATTCCATGATTTACGACGTCTACCGCT TCAAGCTGGTTCTTCAACAGGCACTGAAAAACATTGGCTTCTACGAAAGCTACCCGATG CTGGCCCACGAAACCACGCGCGTTTGGCTACTGCTTTACGACATGTACTTGCGGAAGTTTGTGAAGCGCGAGCCGGACACGGTGCCCCAGAAGGATCAACTGTTTCACGAGGCACATTTGCTGG AAATTGAGCGCTGTCTCGAGTTGAACAGCGTCAAGATTGCTGCCGCTCTCACGCGCATCCGGATCCAGAACAGTGCCTACAACATGCAGTGCTTGTTACCGCTTCATCTGCAAGACAACAAGGTAGCGATCGTCGTGTCGAATCCCATCATCACCGGCTGGATCAACACGTTTCGCATCCGAACGAAACAGGAAGCGAACGAAGCCCTACAGCAACTCGGATTCGAACTAATCGAACCACCCGCGCCGGCCAGCTTTCAAAGTCTGCTCAATCTGTTCAGCCCACGTGACCGAACCGGATACGTGCCAATCACGATGAATCGCTACAAGTGGGACCGACTGTGTCCTCAGGTGCTTTACATCTACCCAGAAGATCGCTCCGCTTTTGTGCAATCGCCTATCTTTATCGACCATCAGTTCATCATACAGGATCGGTCATTTACCGTCGGTCCAGCCATCTTCTCGAATTTGCTGGACTACTTCGAGGTGCAGGGCGATGTGCTTCAGACACACATCGCTTCACCGCGCTCAACCGCCTATCTGGCCTCCCTGCTGGCAAACTGTAACCGTGTACGTAATTTTGTTGCTTTCGGGTGTGGCAGCAAGCTGGACGAATATCGCGAGTATATGGCCGAGCTTGGGGTGACCAATGTGAAGCTGTTTGCCGAACCATTCTCCGACCTGCCGCACGGTTCGCCGGTAGTCGATAAGGTGGTGGGCATCCTGGCAAACCCACCCAGCTCGTACAGTGCCGTCAGCGATCCGATCGATTTGATCTGCAGCCGGGGTGGCGATCTGTCGATGCTGGAGATGCTGTCCGAGTCGGAGATGACGGACGACAGTCGCCGAAGGGTATCGAAGTTGCTCGAAAAGCAACGAGAAACCCTGAAGCTGGCCATGTCCCGGCCGCAGGTTCAGTTCATACTCTACCAAACGCACTCGATCGTGGAGACAGAGAACGACACAATGGTCCAGAGGGCGGTCGAGTACACCAACCAGAAGGCGTTCGAGGTGCATTACAAAGCGATGAAGGAACGGGAGATGGCCGCGCTTGCCGAGGCGGCAGGTAATACGCTGGTGAACCGATTGCTCGGAAGACAGGAAGCTGCTGCACGGGCAAAACATGCCGAACCATCCGACGGAGACCGGGATGGTGCGGATGGAGGGGTGGACGGTGCGAGTACACGGAAGAACTCCGAGGAAGAGGTAAATGTTCCACCGACGGACCAGTTCGAGGTGGTCGAACTGCCCGACTTTTGTCCCCAAAAGGATGGCTGCCTGGATTTCACGGAGTGCGGAGTGTTTCTTTCGCTCATTAAACGCAAAGAAGTCATCAGGCTGGATTCGAAGTATCTCATCAAGATTGCGGAACTACGAGGCATTTTCGGTGACGCTAACAACGAGCCGCGCTTCAACGTGAAGGTCACGAAGCGGGCGGACCGCAAATCGGAAGAACAGGATGCGCATGATCTGCAGAATCGCAAGAAGCGACTGAAACGCCGTGGTAGCAACATGGATTCCTTGATCACGCGCCTCAACACGCCAACGCAGGCCTCCCTGAAGCGTGCACACCATCATCGGATGTCGTCAGTTGAGCATAAGTTCATGTTCTTCGATGCCTACCGCGAATGGTGTCCAAAGTATGCGAACAGAAGCGAAAACAATCTCAGCGTGCTGTCCGACGATCGGTCGTCTACGAGCTCGATCGTTCGTGCGCGCGTCTGGTGGAAGACGACCATTCACTACGTGATGCAAAAGCTTCGGCTTGCCCGGTTGGAAGGAGCGGGTGAAGGCGCGGAGTTTCCTCCGCTACTGCTGCGCCGCTATCCGATCGGATCTCGACATGGAGAAGAAGGAACGAAACGGTTTCGCTGGAGTCACCAAAACCGCATACCGTACCCACTGCCGGTACGTATACTCGAATTCCGACAGTACAACTCCGAAAACAG CTTGTTGCACAAAACGGCTGATCCGGAAAAGGACTGCCCCAGTAGACCGATGCGATTAAGTCGGCAGAACGCACTCACCACAAATTGTGCCGCAGGCACCCGTGTTCGGTTGAGATCCTCTCAGTCATGCTAA
- the LOC118507159 gene encoding uncharacterized protein LOC118507159 isoform X1 → MLTDPVVVSTMVSNHLFYVSRADIFSVYPEILREILVLEELLFRTKSITAFGHTITASDRVPLQLPSEFEWQLKQYFRLLEQQKKINAATEQGIQLKSSLEKVDHTYWEVKAKSIDEVVSPMTSPASGDSSTPSFRRRRRLCILDNPIDFCDIAAYNQWRLEDIVRAGKLLHKPPLPVQFDDEYEMRKVYSMIYDVYRFKLVLQQALKNIGFYESYPMVGIICWLPLFPSFPQLAHETTRVWLLLYDMYLRKFVKREPDTVPQKDQLFHEAHLLEIERCLELNSVKIAAALTRIRIQNSAYNMQCLLPLHLQDNKVAIVVSNPIITGWINTFRIRTKQEANEALQQLGFELIEPPAPASFQSLLNLFSPRDRTGYVPITMNRYKWDRLCPQVLYIYPEDRSAFVQSPIFIDHQFIIQDRSFTVGPAIFSNLLDYFEVQGDVLQTHIASPRSTAYLASLLANCNRVRNFVAFGCGSKLDEYREYMAELGVTNVKLFAEPFSDLPHGSPVVDKVVGILANPPSSYSAVSDPIDLICSRGGDLSMLEMLSESEMTDDSRRRVSKLLEKQRETLKLAMSRPQVQFILYQTHSIVETENDTMVQRAVEYTNQKAFEVHYKAMKEREMAALAEAAGNTLVNRLLGRQEAAARAKHAEPSDGDRDGADGGVDGASTRKNSEEEVNVPPTDQFEVVELPDFCPQKDGCLDFTECGVFLSLIKRKEVIRLDSKYLIKIAELRGIFGDANNEPRFNVKVTKRADRKSEEQDAHDLQNRKKRLKRRGSNMDSLITRLNTPTQASLKRAHHHRMSSVEHKFMFFDAYREWCPKYANRSENNLSVLSDDRSSTSSIVRARVWWKTTIHYVMQKLRLARLEGAGEGAEFPPLLLRRYPIGSRHGEEGTKRFRWSHQNRIPYPLPVRILEFRQYNSENSLLHKTADPEKDCPSRPMRLSRQNALTTNCAAGTRVRLRSSQSC, encoded by the exons ATGCTCACCGATCCGGTAGTGGTCTCAACGATGGTATCCAATCACCTGTTCTACGTTAGTCGGGCCGACATATTTTCCGTGTATCCGGAGATACTGCGCGAGATACTCGTGCTCGAGGAGCTTCTATTTCGCACGAAATCGATCACAGCATTCGGCCATACGATCACGGCAAGCGATCGAGTACCGCTGCAACTGCCCAGTGAGTTCGAGTGGCAGCTCAAGCAGTACTTCCGGTTATTGGAGCAACAGAAGAAGATCAACGCTGCCACGGAGCAAGGAAT CCAGCTGAAGAGCTCCCTGGAGAAGGTCGACCACACCTACTGGGAGGTGAAGGCCAAATCCATCGATGAGGTCGTATCGCCGATGACTTCGCCCGCTTCGGGCGACTCTTCCACGCCTTCGTTCCGCCGACGGCGACGACTCTGCATCCTGGACAACCCCATCGACTTCTGCGACATTGCCGCATACAACCAGTGGCGCTTGGAGGATATCGTAAGGGCGGGCAAGTTGCTGCACAAGCCTCCACTTCCGGTGCAGTTTGACGATGAGTACGAGATGCGGAAGGTGTATTCCATGATTTACGACGTCTACCGCT TCAAGCTGGTTCTTCAACAGGCACTGAAAAACATTGGCTTCTACGAAAGCTACCCGATG GTTGGCATTATATGTTGGCTTCCCCTTTTTCCCTCATTCCCCCAGCTGGCCCACGAAACCACGCGCGTTTGGCTACTGCTTTACGACATGTACTTGCGGAAGTTTGTGAAGCGCGAGCCGGACACGGTGCCCCAGAAGGATCAACTGTTTCACGAGGCACATTTGCTGG AAATTGAGCGCTGTCTCGAGTTGAACAGCGTCAAGATTGCTGCCGCTCTCACGCGCATCCGGATCCAGAACAGTGCCTACAACATGCAGTGCTTGTTACCGCTTCATCTGCAAGACAACAAGGTAGCGATCGTCGTGTCGAATCCCATCATCACCGGCTGGATCAACACGTTTCGCATCCGAACGAAACAGGAAGCGAACGAAGCCCTACAGCAACTCGGATTCGAACTAATCGAACCACCCGCGCCGGCCAGCTTTCAAAGTCTGCTCAATCTGTTCAGCCCACGTGACCGAACCGGATACGTGCCAATCACGATGAATCGCTACAAGTGGGACCGACTGTGTCCTCAGGTGCTTTACATCTACCCAGAAGATCGCTCCGCTTTTGTGCAATCGCCTATCTTTATCGACCATCAGTTCATCATACAGGATCGGTCATTTACCGTCGGTCCAGCCATCTTCTCGAATTTGCTGGACTACTTCGAGGTGCAGGGCGATGTGCTTCAGACACACATCGCTTCACCGCGCTCAACCGCCTATCTGGCCTCCCTGCTGGCAAACTGTAACCGTGTACGTAATTTTGTTGCTTTCGGGTGTGGCAGCAAGCTGGACGAATATCGCGAGTATATGGCCGAGCTTGGGGTGACCAATGTGAAGCTGTTTGCCGAACCATTCTCCGACCTGCCGCACGGTTCGCCGGTAGTCGATAAGGTGGTGGGCATCCTGGCAAACCCACCCAGCTCGTACAGTGCCGTCAGCGATCCGATCGATTTGATCTGCAGCCGGGGTGGCGATCTGTCGATGCTGGAGATGCTGTCCGAGTCGGAGATGACGGACGACAGTCGCCGAAGGGTATCGAAGTTGCTCGAAAAGCAACGAGAAACCCTGAAGCTGGCCATGTCCCGGCCGCAGGTTCAGTTCATACTCTACCAAACGCACTCGATCGTGGAGACAGAGAACGACACAATGGTCCAGAGGGCGGTCGAGTACACCAACCAGAAGGCGTTCGAGGTGCATTACAAAGCGATGAAGGAACGGGAGATGGCCGCGCTTGCCGAGGCGGCAGGTAATACGCTGGTGAACCGATTGCTCGGAAGACAGGAAGCTGCTGCACGGGCAAAACATGCCGAACCATCCGACGGAGACCGGGATGGTGCGGATGGAGGGGTGGACGGTGCGAGTACACGGAAGAACTCCGAGGAAGAGGTAAATGTTCCACCGACGGACCAGTTCGAGGTGGTCGAACTGCCCGACTTTTGTCCCCAAAAGGATGGCTGCCTGGATTTCACGGAGTGCGGAGTGTTTCTTTCGCTCATTAAACGCAAAGAAGTCATCAGGCTGGATTCGAAGTATCTCATCAAGATTGCGGAACTACGAGGCATTTTCGGTGACGCTAACAACGAGCCGCGCTTCAACGTGAAGGTCACGAAGCGGGCGGACCGCAAATCGGAAGAACAGGATGCGCATGATCTGCAGAATCGCAAGAAGCGACTGAAACGCCGTGGTAGCAACATGGATTCCTTGATCACGCGCCTCAACACGCCAACGCAGGCCTCCCTGAAGCGTGCACACCATCATCGGATGTCGTCAGTTGAGCATAAGTTCATGTTCTTCGATGCCTACCGCGAATGGTGTCCAAAGTATGCGAACAGAAGCGAAAACAATCTCAGCGTGCTGTCCGACGATCGGTCGTCTACGAGCTCGATCGTTCGTGCGCGCGTCTGGTGGAAGACGACCATTCACTACGTGATGCAAAAGCTTCGGCTTGCCCGGTTGGAAGGAGCGGGTGAAGGCGCGGAGTTTCCTCCGCTACTGCTGCGCCGCTATCCGATCGGATCTCGACATGGAGAAGAAGGAACGAAACGGTTTCGCTGGAGTCACCAAAACCGCATACCGTACCCACTGCCGGTACGTATACTCGAATTCCGACAGTACAACTCCGAAAACAG CTTGTTGCACAAAACGGCTGATCCGGAAAAGGACTGCCCCAGTAGACCGATGCGATTAAGTCGGCAGAACGCACTCACCACAAATTGTGCCGCAGGCACCCGTGTTCGGTTGAGATCCTCTCAGTCATGCTAA